The Candidatus Omnitrophota bacterium genomic interval ATTACATATGATGATTTCAAAAAAGTAGAGTTAAAGATAGCAAAGATCCTTGAAGCCGAAGAGGTTGCCGGAGCGGAGAAACTGTTAAAGCTCCAGATAGATCTGGGTAATTCCGAAAAAAGACAGATCGTAGCCGGTATAAAGAAACAATATCAGGCGAAAGATCTTATTGGCAAGGAGATAGCGGTTATTACAAATCTCGAGCCCCGTATGGTGATGGGGATAGAGAGTAACGGCATGCTTTTGGCCGCGTCCGGGGACGCCGGGCCCGTTATTCTTATACCTGA includes:
- the metG gene encoding methionine--tRNA ligase subunit beta — its product is MITYDDFKKVELKIAKILEAEEVAGAEKLLKLQIDLGNSEKRQIVAGIKKQYQAKDLIGKEIAVITNLEPRMVMGIESNGMLLAASGDAGPVILIPEKEVPPGSGIK